A genomic window from Solanum dulcamara chromosome 11, daSolDulc1.2, whole genome shotgun sequence includes:
- the LOC129875179 gene encoding uncharacterized protein LOC129875179 encodes MASLSHFLYQHLFLPLATVFAFVSLYLSPLFNFITTFILRLRRCKALLNKNSGFKDDYQKESDFPETESDVFKDVSEFPNSENNEETEETEFNFRFKFPTYEEFCKSKEDKVEFVSSEWMPSTFNIKSLTEAEVVETEDLKEVHSKSEALNGEDKKGDLSNLERDEEKINEEEKGDLSNLECDKEKTEGMNSMKGDSDTRKEQFLMELDFSDDSLFQSEQDSISTDSDTVSIGFDHICYLMNKLVDSNSDGFLTDEDIGGEFELDDVKDLEMSEENQESDDSDSDIMQELRKLEQDQPRQFLSEDDFHEDFYKLFGDSEDTENVKSRNEDASNLETLWEHQELIEQLKMELGKVRATGLPTILEESDTLKMEDLEPWKIDEKLQREDCMSELHKFYKSYRERMRKFDILTYQKMYAIGYLQKDPLKHPFQCVSRQRRSGPKLKSLITQNIKLFKHKNHHDNIDPMIKFIKELQSDLEVIYVGQMCLSWEFLHWQYGKALSLWDSDPLRTRTYNEVAGEFQQFQVLLQRFIENEPFQGHRVQYYIKSRYDLRNLLQVPHIREDRLKAENKGICRERNEYCITSDMLVEIVEESIRIFWKFVRADRNCSSMMVKGKKGTQHQELKAAGDLELLMEVKKSLGKKEKKLKDGLRGECCLLKRLKKHKEDYSDHVLYFFSQVDIRLVTRVLNMSRLTTDQLVWCHNKLSSISFLHRKINVDPSILLFPC; translated from the exons ATGGCTTCACTTTCTCATTTCCTCTATCAACATTTGTTCTTGCCGCTGGCTACTGTATTTGCCTTTGTTTCCCTCTATTTGTCTCCTCTGTTCAACTTCATCACCACATTCATCCTCAG ATTAAGAAGGTGTAAGGctctattaaataaaaattcaggCTTTAAAGATGACTATCAGAAAGAATCTGATTTTCCAGAGACAGAGTCTGATGTTTTTAAGGATGTTTCTGAATTCCCAAATTCGGAAAACAATGAGGAGACAGAGGAAACAGAGTTTAATTTTAGATTTAAATTCCCAACCTATGAAGAATTTTGTAAGAGCAAGGAAGACAAAGTTGAATTTGTTAGCTCTGAGTGGATGCCGTCTACATTTAACATCAAATCCCTCACAGAAGCAGAGGTTGTTGAAACAGAGGATTTGAAAGAAGTTCATAGTAAAAGCGAAGCGTTAAATGGGGAAGATAAAAAAGGGGATTTGAGTAATTTAGAGCGTGATGAAGAGAAAATAAATGAGGAAGAAAAAGGGGATTTGAGTAATTTAGAGTGTGATAAAGAGAAAACTGAGGGAATGAATTCCATGAAAGGAGACTCAGATACTCGAAAAGAGCAATTTCTGATGGAGCTGGATTTTTCTGATGACTCTCTGTTTCAATCTGAGCAGGATTCTATATCTACTGATTCTGATACTGTGTCAATTGGTTTTGATCATATATGTTATCTGATGAACAAATTAGTCGATTCGAATAGTGATGGCTTCTTGACAGATGAAGACATTGGAGGTGAATTCGAACTTGATGATGTAAAAGATCTTGAAATGTCAGAGGAAAATCAAGAATCTGATGACAGTGATAGTGATATAATGCAAGAGCTAAGGAAATTAGAACAAGATCAACCGCGACAATTTCTATCCgaggatgattttcatgaagATTTTTACAAGCTATTTGGTGATTCGGAGGACACTGAAAATGTCAAGTCAAGAAATGAAGATGCAAGCAATTTGGAAACATTGTGGGAACATCAAGAATTAATTGAACAATTAAAGATGGAACTTGGAAAAGTTAGAGCCACTGGACTTCCCACTATTTTGGAAGAATCAGATACACTAAAAATGGAAGATTTGGAGCCATGGAAGATTGATGAAAAGTTACAACGTGAAGATTGTATGAGTGAACTTCATAAGTTCTACAAGAGTTACAGAGAAAGAATGCGTAAATTCGACATATTAACGTACCAAAAAATGTATGCAATAG GTTATCTGCAGAAAGATCCGCTAAAACATCCATTTCAATGTGTGTCAAGGCAGAGACGTTCAGGTCCAAAACTAAAATCCCTTATTACACAAAATATTAAGCTATTcaaacacaaaaaccatcaTGACAATATTGATCCAATGATAAAGTTTATCAAAGAATTGCAGAGTGATCTTGAAGTGATATATGTTGGACAAATGTGTCTTTCGTGGGAATTTCTACATTGGCAATATGGAAAGGCTTTAAGTTTGTGGGATTCTGACCCTCTTCGTACTCGTACGTATAATGAAGTTGCTGGAGAATTTCAACAGTTTCAAGTTCTCTTGCAAAGATTTATAGAAAACGAACCTTTTCAAGGCCATAGAGTTCAATATTACATCAAGAGTCGATATGATCTTCGTaatcttcttcaagttcctcacATAAGAG AGGACAGATTGAAAGCCGAAAACAAGGGTatatgtagagagagaaatgaaTATTGCATTACAAGTGACATGTTGGTGGAGATagtggaggaatcaataagaATATTTTGGAAATTTGTTAGAGCTGATAGAAATTGCTCAAGCATGATGGTGAAGGGTAAAAAGGGAACACAACATCAAGAGCTTAAAGCCGCGGGAGATTTAGAGCTTTTAATGGAGGTCAAAAAAAGTCTTGGAAAG AAAGAGAAGAAGCTGAAAGATGGTTTGAGAGGTGAATGTTGCCTATTGAAGAGGTTGAAGAAGCACAAAGAAGATTATTCAGATCATGTACTCTACTTTTTCTCTCAAGTAGACATAAGATTAGTTACTAGGGTCCTCAACATGTCCAGGCTAACAACAGATCAACTAGTTTGGTGTCACAACAAATTAAGCAGCATTAGTTTCCTGCATAGGAAAATAAATGTAGATCCCTCTATTTTGCTCTTCCCTTGTTAA
- the LOC129873888 gene encoding protease Do-like 8, chloroplastic → MALVQLFICSTLLPQFVKLELPLTNKMEVIIVSCNQKTPPPTPPPPLHLHTNQPPILNNSLYLGRRELCLDTVSSVCSADPSTHDPISPPPSTSAFTSRGGGDNGNSLIEQLRKSFPLATRRMLLTSFFMYSFYHPSRYLSALALGDPSVTVEQFTPSTFPSAALFPSEERVVELFEKNTYCVVNIFDVTLRPTLNVTGMVEIPEGNGSGVIWDNEGHIVTNYHVIGNSLSRNPSRGQVVARVNILAADGVQKNFEGKLIGADRAKDLAVLKVEASEDLLRPIRVGESSSLRVGQQCLAIGNPFGFDHTLTVGVISGLNRDIFSQTGVTIGGGIQTDAAINPGNSGGPLLDSKGNLIGINTAIFTQTGTSAGVGFAIPSSTVLRVVPQLIQSGKVVRTGLNIEIATDLIANQLNVRNGALVLLVPGNSLAAKAGLRPTTRGFAGNIVLGDIIEAVDDKPVRSKADLYKALDNYNIGDEVRLKIRRGNENLELSIALEEKDS, encoded by the exons ATGGCCCTTGTCCAACTCTTTATCTGCTCTACtcttcttcctcaatttgtgaAGCTTGAGCTTCCATTGACAAATAAAATGGAAGTGATAATAGTATCATGTAACCAAAAAACACCCCCTCctactcctcctcctcctcttcacCTGCATACAAATCAACCACCCATTCTCAATAACTCTCTCTATTTGGGCCGTCGAGAGCTCTGCCTCGATACCGTTTCTTCAGTCTGCTCTGCTGATCCCTCTACTCACGATCCCATTTCTCCTCCTCCCTCTACCTCCGCTTTCACTTCCAG GGGTGGTGGAGATAATGGCAATTCTTTGATTGAGCAACTAAGGAAAAGCTTCCCTTTGGCCACAAGAAGGATGTTGTTAACAAGCTTTTTCATGTATTCATTTTATCATCCATCAAGGTACTTGTCAG CACTTGCTTTGGGAGATCCATCTGTCACAGTTGAACAATTcacaccttctacttttccttctGCAGCACTTTTCCCTTCCGAG GAAAGAGTTGTTGAACTCTTTGAGAAGAACACTTACTGTGTTGTCAACATATTTGATGTGACCTTGAGACCTACGCTTAATGTTACTGGTATGGTTGAG ATTCCTGAAGGAAATGGTTCAGGGGTGATTTGGGACAATGAAGGCCACATTGTTACTAATTACCATG TGATTGGTAACTCTCTTTCTAGAAACCCAAGCCGTGGGCAAGTAGTTGCACGTGTTAATATTCTCGCTGCAGATGG GGTGCAAAAGAATTTTGAGGGTAAATTAATTGGTGCAGACCGTGCCAAGGATCTTGCTGTGTTGAAG GTGGAAGCTTCTGAAGACCTGTTGAGGCCAATAAGGGTTGGGGAATCTTCTTCTTTGAGAGTTGGCCAGCAATGTTTAGCGATTGGCAACCCTTTTGGATTTGATCATACACTCACTGTTGGGGTTATCAGTGGACTGAATCGAGATATTTTTAGTCAAACTGGAGTGACCATTGGTGGAGGAATTCAAACAGATGCAGCCATCAACCCTGGAAACAg CGGAGGTCCTTTGTTAGATTCAAAAGGAAACCTGATTGGGATCAACACTGCAATATTCACTCAGACAG GGACATCAGCAGGTGTTGGATTTGCAATCCCTTCTTCAACTGTGTTGAGAGTTGTGCCCCAGTTGATCCAATCTGGAAAA GTTGTTCGTACTGGTTTGAATATTGAAATTGCTACAGACCTGATTGCTAACCAACTTAATGTTCGAAATGGAGCTCTGGTTTTGCTG GTACCTGGAAATAGTCTTGCAGCCAAAGCTGGACTTCGTCCTACTACGAGGGGTTTTGCAGGAAACATAGTACTTGGTGATATTATTGAAGCAGTGGATGACAAACCT GTTAGGAGTAAAGCCGATTTGTATAAAGCCTTGGATAACTATAACATAGGCGATGAAGTTCGGTTAAAAATCCGTAGGGGCAACGAAAACTTGGAGTTGAGCATAGCATTAGAGGAAAAGGATTCATGA